In Streptomyces sp. NBC_00414, a single window of DNA contains:
- a CDS encoding ATP-binding protein: MDDQGRGSGPRPEDSGEAPPEGRPPGPLPYEGVWRFTAPAVDASVPQARHAVRDLLARQGVPVSDDTVQGLLLIVSELVTNAVRHAALLSPMLAVEVAVGAEWVRVSVEDNHPYRPTALEADHGQTGGRGLLLVREITREAGGVCDVEHTATGGKVIWSALPLTVARVF; the protein is encoded by the coding sequence ATGGACGACCAGGGGCGGGGGTCCGGCCCACGTCCTGAAGACAGCGGGGAGGCGCCCCCCGAAGGGAGACCACCCGGCCCGCTGCCTTACGAGGGAGTCTGGCGGTTCACCGCTCCGGCCGTCGACGCCTCCGTACCGCAGGCGCGGCACGCGGTCCGTGATCTGCTGGCCCGCCAGGGCGTACCGGTCTCGGACGACACCGTCCAGGGGCTGCTGCTGATCGTCTCCGAGCTGGTGACCAACGCGGTCCGGCACGCGGCCCTGCTCTCCCCGATGCTCGCCGTCGAGGTCGCCGTCGGCGCCGAATGGGTGCGGGTCTCCGTCGAGGACAACCACCCCTACCGCCCCACTGCGCTGGAGGCCGACCACGGCCAGACGGGCGGCCGTGGCCTCCTCCTCGTACGCGAGATCACACGCGAGGCGGGCGGGGTGTGCGACGTGGAGCACACGGCGACGGGAGGCAAGGTGATCTGGTCGGCGCTGCCGCTCACCGTCGCGCGAGTGTTCTGA
- a CDS encoding enoyl-CoA hydratase/isomerase family protein: MEPQLLHSIADGVATVVIHHPAKRNAMTADMWRALPPLLDTLAHDPAVRVLVLTGEGGTFCAGADISSLRGSTGQAQGLAVRAEEALAAFPKPTLAAVRGYCVGGGCQLAAACDLRFTDEQAAFGITPAKLGIVYAASSTRRLVSLVGPATAKYLLFSGELIDAGRALRTGLVDEVLPAGELDARVAEFARILVSRSQLTQAAAKEFADGRSDRDGYWARQAREGDDTAEGIAAFLERRPPDFTWTTSDRWAPPENAGNR; encoded by the coding sequence ATGGAGCCGCAGCTGCTGCACAGCATCGCCGACGGGGTCGCCACCGTCGTGATCCACCACCCCGCCAAGCGCAACGCCATGACGGCGGACATGTGGCGGGCGCTGCCGCCCCTGCTCGACACCCTGGCCCACGACCCTGCCGTACGCGTGCTCGTGCTCACCGGGGAGGGCGGGACGTTCTGCGCCGGGGCCGACATCTCCTCGCTGCGGGGTTCGACCGGGCAGGCGCAGGGCCTCGCCGTGCGGGCGGAGGAAGCACTCGCCGCGTTCCCGAAACCGACACTGGCCGCCGTACGCGGCTACTGCGTGGGCGGCGGATGCCAGCTCGCCGCGGCGTGCGATCTGCGGTTCACGGACGAGCAGGCCGCGTTCGGTATCACTCCGGCGAAGCTGGGGATCGTCTACGCGGCCTCCTCCACCCGGCGGTTGGTGTCCCTGGTGGGGCCGGCGACGGCCAAGTACCTGCTGTTCTCCGGCGAGTTGATCGACGCGGGGCGGGCGCTGCGCACCGGTCTGGTGGACGAGGTGCTGCCCGCCGGCGAACTGGACGCGCGCGTGGCGGAGTTCGCCCGGATCCTCGTGTCCCGTTCGCAGCTGACGCAGGCCGCGGCGAAGGAGTTCGCCGACGGGCGCAGCGACCGGGACGGGTACTGGGCTCGGCAGGCGCGGGAGGGCGACGACACCGCGGAGGGGATCGCCGCCTTCCTGGAGCGCCGCCCGCCGGACTTCACGTGGACCACGTCGGACCGCTGGGCACCGCCGGAGAACGCCGGAAATCGCTAG